From the Archangium lipolyticum genome, the window GCTCGCGCGTCAGCAAGGCTCGCCCTCCTCCTGGTAGGCCCGGTGCTGGCGCCGCCGCTCGCTGATGGAGGCCTCGGCCGTCTGCGCCGAGCACACCTCGTACAGGAGCGCGCGCTTCCCCGGGCGCTGGCGCAGGATACGCCCCAGCCGCTGCACGTGCTCGCGCACGCTGCCACTGCCACTGAGCACCACGCCCACCCGCGCCTCCGGCACGTCCACGCCCTCGTTGAGCACCCGCGAGGTGAGCAGCACCGGCAGCTCCCCACTCGCGAAGGCCGCTAGCAGCGCCTTTCGCTCGGGCACCGGCGTGTGGTGCGTCAGCGCAGGCAGCAGCAGCCTCCGCGCCAGCGTGTACACCGTCTCGTTGTCGTCGGTGAAGACGATGATGCGATCCTCGCGGTGCTCCAGCAGCAGGCGCCACAGCACGTCCACCTTCGCGCTCGAGGTGAGGGCGATGCGCCGCTGCTCCCGGTAGCCCCGGTATGCCGCGCGCCCCTCGTCCGTGCGCTGGCTCTCCGCGAGGAAGCGTGCCCAGCCCTCGGGGACGTCGAAGCGGATGCCCCGCTGGCGGATGAAGGCCAGATAGCGCGCCCGCGCCTCGTCGTGCCTCGCCTGCTCGTCGGGCGTCAGCGGCACCTCGATGTGGCGCACCTCGTACGGGGCCAGGTAGCGCCCCTGTAGCTCGCGGATGTCCGTGCGGTGCACCAGCGGTCCCAGCAGCTCCTCACACACACGCTCGCCACCATCCGTGCGCTCCAGCGTGGCGGTAAGGCCCAGCCGGTACGGCGCCAGCGAGCCCTCCGCGATGAAGCGGTAGCTGGGCGCCGGCAGGTGGTGGCACTCGTCGCAGATGAGGAAGCCGAAGCGGTTTCCATGGAACTCCGTCTGCATCGCCGCCGAGTCGTACGTCGTCACCGTCAGCGGCTGCCGGTCACTCACTCCGCCTCCCAGCATTCCCACCGCGACGCCCAGATGCCTCGACAGCACTCCCTGCCACTGGGTCATCAGATCCAACGTGGGCACGACCACCAGCGTGGGCCGCTTCACCCGGGTGATGGCCAGCACCGCCAGCAGCGTCTTGCCCGCTCCCGTGGGCAGCTCCACCAGTCCTCGCCCGCCCGCCTGGCTCCACGCCTCCAGCGCGGCCCGCTGATGGGGGAAGGGCTCGATGGGCTGGGCGAGCCCTACTTCCAAGGGCTCGAAGCGCTTCGCCCTGTCCTCGTAGGGCAGGCCCAACTCGCGCAGCCGCAGCACCACCTCGCGGTAGTGCCGGGCCGCGGCCCTGTAGACGCCGGTACGAGTGTCCCGTTGGAAGAGGGCACGCAAGGCTCCATCGTCCGGAAGCGAGGGCGCCACCAGGGTGCCGCAGTCGAAGTGGAGCTCGGTCGCCATCGTTGCGAGACGGGAGTAACCCGAACTCCGCGCCAGCGCCAGAGCATGACTTTCGAGGTTGGTTTTTCGCGTCCAGCAGGCCGTCCAGAGAGGAAACTTGCAGGTGCTTCACCAGCGGGATGTCCCTCATTCGTCCAGGAGTCTACATTCCGCCGGGAGTCGGCTCCGCGCCAGATTTCTGACCTACTTCTCGTGTGGTCCAGCGAGGGGGCACAGGGGCGGCTCGAACGCCTCCTCGCCGTGAGCGGCACCCTGGTGGTGTCGAAGGAGGCGAGGGTCTACCCTTCCCGCAACCTCATGATGCGCCGCATCGTCATCCTCAGCCCGCACCGTCCTTCCCGGGAGCTGCTCTCGCGCATCCTCGCGGAGCCGGACCTCTCCGTCGTCGCCATGGCGGACGCGGACGAGGCCCTGGACTCCATCGCCGAGGACGAGCCCGCCCTGGTGGTGGTGGATGCGCGCCGGCCGGACGAGGACCACCCGTTGATGCTGGGCCTGCTCAAGCGGCGCTACCCGCGTCAGCCCCTCATCACCCTGGTGCCCGGACGCCTGCGTGTCTTCGACGGCAACGAGGAGCGCGTGCGCGACGTGCGCGACGGCTCGGCCGAGGGCCTGCACCAGCTGTTGAGCGAGCTGCAACGGGCCACGAGGGACCTGCTGGCCCAGCACCTGCTGCGCATGCTGCGCCCACCCATCGGCGAGGCCTGAGGAAGGCGGGCCATGGGCGGGGTTGTCGCGCGGGTAGGGAAGGTTTTTCCCACCCTCTCGCATCACCTTTCCGCCTCTCCGGTGCCAGCCCGGGAGTTTTTTCCGGCCCTGGGCTCGCGCGGCCCTGCCCCAGGGTACGGGTTGGCTCCCAACCTCACGGAATCACGAGCCCTCCGCCTTGGCGCGGGCTTCGGCACGACTCGTGCTGATGCATCGGTGCGCAGGACGGGGCGGTATCGCGGGATGGGGTTGGACGGGGTGGGTGTGGGCGGTGCCGTGGGGTGCCTCGCGGCGGGGCGGCGGTGAAGGGGTGGGGGATGGATGGGCCGCCCGCCGCGAGGTGACGGGGTGGGGTCGGGCGATGGGGCGCCCGGTGCGGAGCCCGGCCGGGTCATCCCGGCCGGGCGCCCGCATTGCGGGAGGAGAGGAAGGCCAGCATCTGCGCCTCGCCCCAGAAGGACGGGGAGAAGGCGTTGCTGGCGACGAAGCCCACGTGGCCGCCGTGCTCGGTGACGACGAGGTGCAGGTGGGGGTTGGCGGACACGTCCCGGGGGTGGGTGGCGGCGGGAATCATCGGGTCGTCCTTGGCGCTCAGCAGCAGGGTGGGGCGGCGGATGGCGTGGAGGCGGGGACCCGAGGAGGCCTCGGCGTAGTAGTGGGTGGCGTCGCGGAAGCCGTGGAGCGGGGCGGTGACGGCGTCGTCGAAGCCGCGGATGGTGCGAGCGCGCTCCATGGCCTGGCCGTCGAAGGCGCCCGGGAAGCGGCGGAGCTTCTCGCGCGCCTTGGCCTTGAGGGTGCGCAGGAAGCGCTCGCGGTAGAGGCGCAGGAAGGGGCCGGGTCCATCGAGCGTGTCCGCGCAGACGCCCAGGTCATAGGGCGCGCTCATGGCGGCGGCGGCGTCCACGGGTGAATGGTCCCCCGTCTCCTCCAGCAGCCGCAGCAACACGTTGGCGCCGAGCGAGAAGCCCACCGCGTAGAGGGGGCCGGTGAGGCGCTGGCGCAGGTGCTTCATCACCGAGAGCGCGTCGCCGATGTCCCCCGAGTGGTAGGAGCGGGCGAGCCGGTTGGGCTCTCCGCTGCAGGAGCGGAAGTTGATGGCGGTGGCGCCCCAGCCGCGCTCGGCGGCGCCGCGGAGGATGGCGGTGATGTAGCCGGCGCGCGAGGAACCCTCGAGGCCATGAAGGGTGACCACGTGCGGGGCGCCCGTGACGCCGTCGAAGGAGTCGAGGTCGACGAAGTCTCCGTCGGGCAGCTCCCAGCGCTCGCGCTTCAGGGCGGGCGCGTGCGTGGGGCGCACGAGCGAGGCGTAGATGGTCTGCGCGTGCGGCGAGGCGAGGCCGCGCGCGGGGGCGAAGGGCTCGGAGGGCTGGAAGGGCACGGTCCGGGGGATATCACCCGGGGCGGGCCTTCCGCATGGAGGAACAGCCGCGTTGGCGGACGGACTCGGCCTCGTCCGTGAGCCCGAAGAGGGCGAGGTACTTCTGGACGCGCTCCTCGAGCGTGGGGGCCTCGATGAGGCGGCAGACCTCGTCGGCCGCGTAGTCGCGGCACACCTGGGGCCGCCGCTCGTACACCGAGCACAGGTTGTCGGCGGTGAGGTGGGGGCATCGCATGCCCAGGGGCTTGTCGAGGGCGGCGATGTCCGGCGCCACGCAGCAGGCGCCACAGAGGGTGCAGTCCATGGCCCATCCTAACGGGTCGTCAGACCCAGAGCCCTCGCGGCACCGGAAGGAGGGCCGGTGGGTGCACGTCCGGGCGGAGGGGCCGCACCATGGGCAGCGAGCCGTCGCGGGCCACGCGGCTGGCGCCCGCCACGAGCGGCAGGAGCGAGGCATTCCCGGGCTCCTCCCAGAGGACGACACGGGAGAGCCCGGAGCGCCGGGCCTCGCGCCGGGCGGCTTCGAGGAGCGCGGAGGCCTCGGCGGGCGAGCGGGCATCGAACATCAACACCGTCAGCTCGGCGCTCCGTCCCACGAGTCCCCAGAGGGCGGTGGAGGCGCCCACGGTGGCGCCAGCGGATTCGGGGAGCGAGCAGCCGAGGCGATCGACGTAGATGCGCCCGCGCTCGAGGTGCCAGTCGAGCTGGGAGGGAGTGGGCCAGAAGAAGAAGGGCAGCTCGGGGCGGCGCATGCGGTCGAGGGCCGGGCCGAGGTCCGACGCACACAGGAGCGAGTCCACCCCCTCACCGGGAGCACCCGGGGAAGGGGGGAGGTGCCAGTCCCAGGCGGGCAGCTCCCGGTAGCCCGAGCGCGCGTAGATGCGGGGGCCGACGTCGGAGAACAGGAGGGCGGCGTGGGCGCGGGGCTGCCGCTCCAGCTCGGAGGCGAGCAGGTCCATGAGGCGGGTGGCATGACCATGGCCGCGCAGGCGCTCCTCGGTGAAGACGCTGGCGATGGCGAAGGAGTCGCCCGGGAGGAGGGCGCCATCGGGAGCGCGCCGGAAGCTGTCGGTGCGGAACGTCTCGCAGGAGGCGAGCACGGTCCCCTCGTCTGAGCACAGCAACCAGGTGCGCATGTCGGCGAGGGCCCAGGGGTGGGAGCGCAGACGAAGCTCCCGGACGATGTACTCCTCGGGGGTGAGGAGCTTGCCCCACTCGGAGAACGTGAGCGCGTCGCGCTGGACCTTCTGTGCGTCGGTGGCGGGGACGAGGTGCATGGGGGGGGCGCTCCCTCTCCCTCTGGGAGAGGGCCGGGGTGAGGGTCGTCGGAAGGGAGCGGGATTCTCGCCCGCAAATGAAACGCGGCGCCGGGGAGTGAGCCACGGCGCCGCGAGGGGAACGTCAGGAAGGGTCAGCTACTTCGGGTTGGTGCCGGGCGACTTCAGCATTCCGCCGTAGCGGCCGGCTTGGCCGGTCTCCGCGGGGAAGGTGGTGATCGTGGCGCCGGCGGGCCGGGCGGGCAGGAAGCGGGTCCCCAGGTCGAAAAGGGTGAAGATCAGCATCAGCACGACGAACAGCATGGACGTGGCGAACACGAGCCGGTTGGCGCCCTTGTGCTCCGCCAGGTGCATGAAATACAGCGCCACCAGGGCGCCCTTGACGGAGGCGATCACGAGGGCGAGCGCCAGGGCGCCGTGCTCCATGTGCATGCGGCCGGTGACCACCGTGACGACGGTGAGCACCATGAGCGCCGCCCAGACCATGACGTACCGGCCCGGTCCGGAGTGATGCTCCCCACGCATCTCGTGGTTTTCCTTGAATGACTCGTTGGCCATCGCGGACATGTGCGAGGAGCTCCCTTAGATGAGGTACAGCATGGGGAAGAGGAAGATCCACACCAGGTCGACGAGGTGCCAGTACATGCTGCCCAGCTCGACCGCGGTGTAGTTGCTGTAGTTGAACTCGTTCCTCATCGCCTTGAGGGTGACCCAGCCCAGCACGATCATGCCGACGATGACGTGGAAGGCGTGCAGGCCCGTCGAGAGGAAGTAGATGGTGAAGTACATCGACACGCCGGGCAGCTGGATGCCCGGGTACGCGTAGTAGGGACCCGGCAGCTGGTGCTCGTGGAACTTGTGGGCGTACTCGAAGTACTTGATGACGAGGAAGCCCAGCGCCATCAGGATGGTGAGGACGAACATCCACACCACCTTCTTGTTCTCCCCCTCCTTGGCGTAGTGCACCGCCATGGCGGCGGTGAACGAGGAGGTGATGAGCACCAGGGTGTTGATGGTGCCCATCGTCAGGTCCA encodes:
- a CDS encoding DEAD/DEAH box helicase, whose product is MATELHFDCGTLVAPSLPDDGALRALFQRDTRTGVYRAAARHYREVVLRLRELGLPYEDRAKRFEPLEVGLAQPIEPFPHQRAALEAWSQAGGRGLVELPTGAGKTLLAVLAITRVKRPTLVVVPTLDLMTQWQGVLSRHLGVAVGMLGGGVSDRQPLTVTTYDSAAMQTEFHGNRFGFLICDECHHLPAPSYRFIAEGSLAPYRLGLTATLERTDGGERVCEELLGPLVHRTDIRELQGRYLAPYEVRHIEVPLTPDEQARHDEARARYLAFIRQRGIRFDVPEGWARFLAESQRTDEGRAAYRGYREQRRIALTSSAKVDVLWRLLLEHREDRIIVFTDDNETVYTLARRLLLPALTHHTPVPERKALLAAFASGELPVLLTSRVLNEGVDVPEARVGVVLSGSGSVREHVQRLGRILRQRPGKRALLYEVCSAQTAEASISERRRQHRAYQEEGEPC
- a CDS encoding response regulator — encoded protein: MRRIVILSPHRPSRELLSRILAEPDLSVVAMADADEALDSIAEDEPALVVVDARRPDEDHPLMLGLLKRRYPRQPLITLVPGRLRVFDGNEERVRDVRDGSAEGLHQLLSELQRATRDLLAQHLLRMLRPPIGEA
- a CDS encoding YheT family hydrolase, with product MPFQPSEPFAPARGLASPHAQTIYASLVRPTHAPALKRERWELPDGDFVDLDSFDGVTGAPHVVTLHGLEGSSRAGYITAILRGAAERGWGATAINFRSCSGEPNRLARSYHSGDIGDALSVMKHLRQRLTGPLYAVGFSLGANVLLRLLEETGDHSPVDAAAAMSAPYDLGVCADTLDGPGPFLRLYRERFLRTLKAKAREKLRRFPGAFDGQAMERARTIRGFDDAVTAPLHGFRDATHYYAEASSGPRLHAIRRPTLLLSAKDDPMIPAATHPRDVSANPHLHLVVTEHGGHVGFVASNAFSPSFWGEAQMLAFLSSRNAGARPG
- a CDS encoding YkgJ family cysteine cluster protein, with translation MDCTLCGACCVAPDIAALDKPLGMRCPHLTADNLCSVYERRPQVCRDYAADEVCRLIEAPTLEERVQKYLALFGLTDEAESVRQRGCSSMRKARPG
- a CDS encoding GNAT family N-acetyltransferase, whose amino-acid sequence is MHLVPATDAQKVQRDALTFSEWGKLLTPEEYIVRELRLRSHPWALADMRTWLLCSDEGTVLASCETFRTDSFRRAPDGALLPGDSFAIASVFTEERLRGHGHATRLMDLLASELERQPRAHAALLFSDVGPRIYARSGYRELPAWDWHLPPSPGAPGEGVDSLLCASDLGPALDRMRRPELPFFFWPTPSQLDWHLERGRIYVDRLGCSLPESAGATVGASTALWGLVGRSAELTVLMFDARSPAEASALLEAARREARRSGLSRVVLWEEPGNASLLPLVAGASRVARDGSLPMVRPLRPDVHPPALLPVPRGLWV
- a CDS encoding cytochrome C oxidase subunit IV family protein yields the protein MSAMANESFKENHEMRGEHHSGPGRYVMVWAALMVLTVVTVVTGRMHMEHGALALALVIASVKGALVALYFMHLAEHKGANRLVFATSMLFVVLMLIFTLFDLGTRFLPARPAGATITTFPAETGQAGRYGGMLKSPGTNPK
- a CDS encoding cytochrome c oxidase subunit 3 family protein, which encodes MQSSSAAGTAGAPHVPHVAAHFASREVQDHAARLGMWLFLATEILLFAGLFVCYANYRFLFPDAFAEASRHLDLTMGTINTLVLITSSFTAAMAVHYAKEGENKKVVWMFVLTILMALGFLVIKYFEYAHKFHEHQLPGPYYAYPGIQLPGVSMYFTIYFLSTGLHAFHVIVGMIVLGWVTLKAMRNEFNYSNYTAVELGSMYWHLVDLVWIFLFPMLYLI